TGATCCTCGACTCGGCGAAGGGCAGCATCAGCAAGGTGGCCGCGGACACCATCAAGGCGGAACTGGTGATCTCCGGGGCGCAGAGCGGGCCGCGCCCGCCGAGCTTCGACCCGGCGGTGCTGGAGAAGGCGGCGGGGATCCCGGGCGTCCAGTTGGTCGACGGCGAGTACGGCGACATGGCCACGGTCAACGGCACCCGTACCTGGGTGGCGGCGTCGAGCAACGTCGCCTCGCTGCAGCGGATCTTCGGCGCAAAGGCCACCGCCGGTGACATCAGCCGGCTCGGCCCGGACCAGATGCTGTTCAGCTCGGACACCGCCAAGTCCCGCAACGTGTCGGTCGGCTCCCCGGTGACGGTGCAGCTGTCCCGGGGCGAGGCGCGGACGTACACTGTCAGCGGCATCTACGAGAGCTCGCAGCTGACCAACCCGGTGGTGCTGCCGCCGCAGGCGGCCGCCGACTTCGCCATCCCGCAGCCGATCCAGGGCTTCGTGCAGCTCGCGCCCGGCACCAAGGTCGCCGACGTGCAGCCGCAGGTGGAGACGCTGCTCGCCGACAGCCCGGAGGTGTCGGTGGCGGACCGGGACGCGTTCATCAAGCAGCAGACCAGCCAGCTGGACACCCCGCTGCGCATGATCCAGATCCTGCTGGCGCTGGCCATCGTGATCGCGGTGCTCGGCATCATCAACACCCTGGCCCTGTCGGTGCTGGAGCGGACCCGGGAGCTGGGGCTGCTGCGGGCGATCGGGCTGCGTCGGGCGCAGACGATGCGCATGATCACCGTCGAGGCGGTGGTGATCTCGATCTTCGGGGCGCTGCTCGGCGTGGCGGTCGGCACCGGTCTGGGCGCCGCGGTGGTCCGGGCGCTCAAGGACGAGGGGATCACCGACCTGATCCTGCCGTGGGGTCAGATGGGGGTCTTCCTCGCCCTGGCCGCGATCATCGGCGTGATCGCCGCGGTGCTGCCCGCGGTGCGGGCCGCGCGGATCAACGTGCTGGGCGCCATCGCCCACGACTGAACGGCACGCGACACCAAGGGGCCCCGCCGGTCGGCGGGGCCCCTTGGTGTCGCGGTCAGGCGAGCGGTTCGCCGAGCAGCGCCGACAACAGCTCAAGGTCCGCCGCGCTCAGGCTCTCCAACTGGTGCACGCCGTCGGTCGGCGGCAGCGGCACCTCCGCCGGTACGGCCAGCACGGCGGCCCCGGCCGCGAGGGCGCTGGCCACCCCGGTCGGCGAGTCCTCGATCGCCACGCAACGCCCGATCGGCACGTCGAGCAGCCGGGCGGCGGTCAGGTACGGCTCCGGGTGCGGCTTCGCCGCGTCCACCTCGTCGCCGCAGACCACCGCGTCGAAGCTGTCCCGCCCCAGGGTGTCGAGGGCGACCTCGACCAAGGGTCGCCCGCTGGAGGTCACCAGGGCGGTGGGAATGCCCGCCGCGCGGACCGCCCGCAGCAGCGCCAACGCGCCCGGCCGCCAGCGCAGGCCGGTGCGGAACAGCTCCAGGATGCGGGCGTTGATCCAGGCGGCGCTGGCCTCCGGGTCGCGCTCGGGCTGGCCGAGGTCGTCGTGCAGGATCCGCATGGAGTCGGCCATGCTGGTGCCGATGATCGCCTTGCGAGCCGCGTCGGACATGCTTCCCCCGTACACCGCCGCGAGTTCCTGCAACGCGACGTCCCACAGCTTCTCGCTGTCGACCAGGGTGCCGTCCATGTCGAAGAGCACGGCGGCGGGATGGTTGCTGCTCAGCGGAGCCTCCTGACGGGTACGGACGTACCCGCCGATCCTCTCAGCCGGGCCACGGGCGCCGCGCGCCGAACCGGCCGGGCGTGACCTGCGGCATTACCCCGGTCAGCCCAGCCCGCAGGCGCCCAGGGACTTCTGGTAGCCGCGGAAGAACGAGTCGGTGCGCTGCTCGGCGGTGCCGTGCGAGCCCTCGGCGAACCACGGCTGGTCCGGGTCGTCGCCGACCGCGAGCAGCCCCTCCCGGAACTCGTCCAGGTCGCCCTCCTCGAGGGTCAACCGCTTGTCGCGGACCGAGTCGCCGAGGTACGCCCCGGCCATGCAGTCGGCCTGCAGCTCCTGCTGGATGGTGAAGTTGTAGCGGATGCCGAGGCGGACCTGGATGCCGTGGGCGTACTCGTGGCCGAGCAGGTAGAACAGGAACGCGTCGCCGATCTGCCGGAACGCCCAGACCGACCAGTTGACGTCGTAGGCGATGAAGTCCCCCGCCGAGCAGTAGACGGCGTTGTTGCGCGGCAACGGCTGTCCGCCGCAGGAGACCTCCCCTTCCCGGGTGTAGGGCACCACCCGCCGGACCGGCTGGAACCGCTTGCCGGAGGCCTGGAACTGGGCGGTCCAGTAGTCCTCGGCGCTGCCGACGGCATCGCTGAAGTCCTGCTTGAACTCGGCGACGCTGGTCGTGCCGTCGGCCCGGGTGGTCCGCGCGCCCGGCGAGGCGGGCTGCCGGGACTGCTGCGGGCGGGTCTGCTCCGGGCCGGGCTGCTGCGGCTCGCCCTGGTCCAGCCCGCCGCCCATGCAGCCGGCGGCCACCACCACCGCCGCCAGCAGACCGGCGAGCAGGCCCGGCCGCCGACGTCCAGCGCTGTCCCCCACAGTGTCCTCCCCGGCCTCGTACTGTGCCTGCGCAGTACCCCAACCGCGCGCGGATGATGCCCACCCGTGATCACGCACCGCCGCCGGTGATCGTTCACATGTCGGCAGTGGCGACCAGCAGCAGTGCCCGGTCAGGGTCCAGTTGGACCGTCGCCCGGTTGCTGTCGTCGTACTCGGGGCTGCGGAGCCACCGCACGCCGTCCGGCACGTACGGCGCGAGGCCGGGCCACACCACCATCGGTGGCGGCTTGCCGAAGTCCTGCGTCGCCGCGGGCGCCGGCTGCCAGCGGTACGCCTCGCCGAGCGCGCGGGCGTCCGCCGGAGCCAACCTCACGACGCCCTGGTACACCAGGTCGGTGGGCCCGGGCGCCCGGGAACAGGCGAAGCTCGGGAAGTCGACCTGCCAGTGGATTTCCGCGTAGTCACCGATGCCCGGCACGTCCTGCCCGGTCCACACGCGGTCGGTGCGGACCTTGGCCTCGTCCGCGGCCACCTGCGCCGCGCAGTCCCGCTGCTCCGCTTCACCCGCCCGCAGCATCCAGAGCCCGCCA
The window above is part of the Micromonospora inositola genome. Proteins encoded here:
- a CDS encoding neutral zinc metallopeptidase; its protein translation is MGDSAGRRRPGLLAGLLAAVVVAAGCMGGGLDQGEPQQPGPEQTRPQQSRQPASPGARTTRADGTTSVAEFKQDFSDAVGSAEDYWTAQFQASGKRFQPVRRVVPYTREGEVSCGGQPLPRNNAVYCSAGDFIAYDVNWSVWAFRQIGDAFLFYLLGHEYAHGIQVRLGIRYNFTIQQELQADCMAGAYLGDSVRDKRLTLEEGDLDEFREGLLAVGDDPDQPWFAEGSHGTAEQRTDSFFRGYQKSLGACGLG
- a CDS encoding HAD family hydrolase, which gives rise to MLFDMDGTLVDSEKLWDVALQELAAVYGGSMSDAARKAIIGTSMADSMRILHDDLGQPERDPEASAAWINARILELFRTGLRWRPGALALLRAVRAAGIPTALVTSSGRPLVEVALDTLGRDSFDAVVCGDEVDAAKPHPEPYLTAARLLDVPIGRCVAIEDSPTGVASALAAGAAVLAVPAEVPLPPTDGVHQLESLSAADLELLSALLGEPLA